A part of Citrifermentans bremense genomic DNA contains:
- a CDS encoding sensor histidine kinase, with product MALGPDTPLYNSRIIGLFLKLLREKYPQVDIGDLLNHAQMKKWEVADPGHWFSQRQIDLFTEKLVLVTGDPRIAREAGRYAASPEGLGSLHSFILGLIGPEYVFFVMHKLARKFSRSSRCSSRRIGPREIEVTVTFEPGAKENPYQCDNRIGYFEAAFLLFGHDFPRIRHTECIFKGAEVCRYNISWNPSLISRLIQARRLSLLLLPLSSLSLFFAGGKFFTPSLTLALFVYLLFTLLLHAQERKALLSSLTNMRNSTEKLLVQTQDNCDNARMINEIGEVLSTRTDLDDILKSVNQVLLKRLDYGRGIIFLLDQDRQALVLKGCFGFSEEHQLKLEQMVLPIASGTPHGVLVRSFLRQEPLLINDLSEVKARASAENYAFFVGLGVKSFICAPIVCEGESLGVFAVDDMKRGGELLQSDLNLIQGIAPVIGIAIRNAMHLANERRLSEQLRKASELLERRVDERTSELSHANQELEFLYDSVSHDLRTPIRVIYGYGELLLEEYGMQLDATAKEYLKCIISGGERMEATLDRMLDLSEIRQAQLDLQPVDLSRIAHGIMADLRIADYKRELTVNIQEDVVVIGDEKLLTRVMENLLGNAWKYTSGKETSVISFGMRDGVCYVEDNGEGFDMAQAQRLFLPFQRLHGDSEIAGHGFGLSIVRKMIERMGGQVWGEGKPGEGATFYFTLPSVVKAEALPPQASADAGEPVSH from the coding sequence ATGGCTTTAGGGCCCGACACACCGCTGTATAACAGCCGCATCATTGGCTTGTTCTTGAAGCTGCTCAGGGAAAAGTACCCCCAAGTAGACATCGGCGACCTGCTGAACCATGCGCAGATGAAGAAATGGGAGGTGGCGGACCCGGGGCACTGGTTCAGTCAGCGCCAGATCGACCTTTTCACCGAGAAACTGGTTCTTGTGACGGGCGACCCCCGCATAGCGCGGGAGGCCGGACGCTACGCCGCCTCCCCGGAAGGACTGGGATCGCTGCATTCCTTCATTCTCGGGCTCATCGGCCCGGAATACGTCTTTTTCGTCATGCACAAGCTGGCGCGCAAATTTTCGCGCTCCTCGCGTTGTTCCTCACGCAGGATCGGCCCCCGAGAAATCGAGGTGACCGTGACCTTCGAGCCGGGGGCGAAGGAAAACCCTTATCAATGCGACAACCGCATCGGCTACTTCGAGGCCGCCTTCCTGCTTTTCGGTCACGATTTTCCCCGCATACGCCATACCGAATGCATCTTCAAGGGAGCAGAGGTCTGCCGCTACAACATCTCCTGGAACCCGTCGCTCATCTCGCGCCTGATCCAGGCCCGCCGTCTCTCCTTGCTGCTGCTCCCGCTGAGCTCGCTTTCCCTGTTCTTCGCAGGTGGTAAATTCTTTACCCCGTCCCTCACCCTGGCGCTTTTCGTTTACCTGCTTTTCACCCTGCTGCTGCACGCACAGGAGCGCAAGGCGCTTCTTTCCTCGCTGACGAACATGCGCAACTCGACCGAGAAGCTTCTTGTCCAGACGCAGGACAACTGCGACAACGCCCGGATGATCAACGAGATCGGGGAGGTGCTTTCGACGAGGACCGACCTGGACGACATCCTGAAGAGCGTGAACCAGGTGCTCTTGAAAAGGCTCGATTACGGCCGCGGCATCATCTTTCTCTTGGATCAGGACCGGCAAGCGCTGGTGCTCAAGGGATGTTTCGGGTTCAGCGAGGAGCATCAGCTGAAGCTGGAGCAGATGGTGCTACCAATAGCCAGCGGCACGCCGCACGGCGTCCTGGTCCGCTCCTTCCTCAGGCAGGAACCGCTTTTGATCAACGACCTCTCGGAGGTGAAGGCGCGGGCCAGCGCGGAAAACTACGCCTTCTTCGTGGGGCTTGGGGTTAAATCCTTCATCTGTGCCCCCATTGTCTGCGAGGGGGAGTCCCTGGGTGTATTCGCCGTGGACGACATGAAAAGGGGAGGGGAGCTTTTGCAAAGCGACCTGAACCTGATCCAGGGGATCGCGCCGGTGATAGGCATCGCCATCAGGAACGCCATGCACCTGGCAAACGAGCGGCGCCTCTCGGAGCAGCTCAGGAAGGCGTCTGAACTCCTGGAGCGCCGGGTTGACGAGCGGACCTCTGAACTCTCCCACGCCAACCAGGAGCTGGAGTTCCTCTACGATTCGGTGTCGCACGACCTGCGCACTCCGATACGGGTGATCTACGGTTACGGCGAGCTGCTTTTGGAAGAGTACGGCATGCAGCTCGACGCCACCGCCAAAGAGTACCTTAAGTGCATCATAAGCGGCGGCGAGAGGATGGAGGCGACCCTGGACCGGATGCTGGACCTTTCGGAGATCCGCCAGGCCCAGCTCGACCTGCAGCCGGTCGACCTGAGCCGGATCGCGCACGGCATCATGGCGGACCTGAGGATAGCCGACTACAAGCGGGAACTGACGGTGAACATCCAGGAGGACGTGGTCGTGATCGGCGACGAGAAGCTGCTGACCCGCGTCATGGAGAACCTGCTTGGCAACGCCTGGAAGTACACCTCCGGCAAGGAGACGAGCGTGATTTCCTTCGGCATGCGCGATGGGGTCTGCTACGTCGAGGACAACGGTGAGGGGTTCGACATGGCTCAGGCCCAGAGGTTGTTCCTCCCCTTCCAGAGGCTGCACGGCGACAGCGAGATCGCCGGTCACGGCTTCGGCCTTTCCATCGTGCGCAAGATGATAGAGCGCATGGGGGGGCAGGTCTGGGGAGAGGGGAAGCCCGGAGAGGGGGCGACCTTCTACTTCACCCTCCCAAGTGTCGTCAAGGCAGAGGCTTTGCCTCCGCAGGCTTCCGCCGACGCCGGCGAGCCTGTCTCTCATTGA
- a CDS encoding sensor domain-containing diguanylate cyclase: protein MGKGPDKRTFEELLAGLKALPSLAPYSLTLYCRKPSRSEFENCCSVVEDALCRDVARQFFEPNLEVYFQEGTTSVCRYGGGFFGFVIPFSIGSEEFCLVGDGVRDDSIDLWQLAALARSGGGEVFSLFPYVESLCTASLAEVEQVAQELAREVTQRVEKFSCTPSYSAPLPSSAELGEDECDPRLSAVARSLEELDHANTVTETVGLCCEALVTHFNAPKTAIALRDASGSSFEVSGVWGLPDQLGSIPADAIHLFTAKDRQAKTVIYDAQMREVLPAVQATVCTCFPLRCQDERLGFVALFDAAPSKSTSLLISMLASATAAKLSRILKDAEQSKENALSQRLMSLTNTLLQVDSKDELYQAILEIAAELIDATQGSVMLIDKDGQNMHIVFTLGMTLNIARCLPVKVGKGIAGMVAQSGQPLLVNDVEKDSRVAMANRLRFKSKSLICMPLKLKDKIIGVLNLSDKKNLAPFTDADLQVLTSFANLASLMIERTEVLEESERFEQLSVTDALTGLYNRRFLKNRLEEELNRSIRQGLNLTVIFIDLDFFKSYNDLCGHLAGDEALRITAEIIKASLREMDIVARYGGEEFCAVLPGTSKVEAMIVAERIRSEIEREIFPGESEIPQVRLTASLGVSSFPEDGRTFTALVHASDVALYEAKASGRNRIVAARTSPGQKEMPAPAPPSGMAKTLDFNAYLEASVGAKG, encoded by the coding sequence GTGGGAAAAGGACCGGACAAAAGAACGTTCGAGGAGTTGCTGGCGGGGCTTAAAGCCCTTCCCTCGCTGGCGCCCTACAGCCTTACCCTCTACTGCCGCAAGCCGTCACGCAGCGAGTTCGAGAACTGCTGTTCCGTCGTGGAAGATGCGCTTTGCCGGGACGTTGCAAGGCAGTTCTTCGAGCCCAACTTGGAGGTCTACTTCCAGGAAGGAACCACCTCGGTCTGTCGCTACGGCGGCGGCTTCTTCGGCTTTGTCATCCCCTTCAGCATTGGGAGCGAGGAGTTCTGCCTGGTGGGAGACGGCGTGAGGGACGACTCCATCGACCTGTGGCAGCTGGCCGCGCTCGCCCGCTCCGGAGGCGGCGAGGTCTTTTCGCTGTTTCCTTACGTGGAATCGCTTTGCACCGCTTCACTTGCCGAGGTCGAGCAGGTAGCCCAGGAGCTTGCCCGGGAGGTGACGCAGCGGGTGGAAAAATTCTCCTGCACACCCTCCTACAGCGCTCCGCTGCCCAGCTCCGCCGAGCTTGGCGAAGACGAATGCGATCCAAGGCTTAGCGCCGTCGCGCGTTCGCTGGAAGAGCTCGACCATGCCAACACGGTGACCGAGACGGTGGGACTTTGCTGCGAGGCCCTGGTCACCCATTTCAACGCGCCCAAAACAGCCATCGCGCTGCGCGACGCCTCCGGCAGCTCCTTTGAGGTCAGCGGGGTCTGGGGGCTTCCCGACCAGCTGGGGAGCATCCCCGCAGACGCCATCCACCTCTTCACCGCCAAGGACCGCCAGGCGAAGACGGTCATCTACGACGCCCAGATGCGCGAGGTGCTGCCGGCCGTGCAGGCGACCGTCTGCACCTGCTTTCCGCTGCGCTGCCAGGACGAGCGCCTGGGGTTCGTGGCGCTCTTCGACGCAGCCCCCAGCAAAAGCACCTCCCTGCTCATCTCCATGCTGGCAAGCGCCACCGCTGCGAAGCTGTCGCGCATCCTGAAAGACGCGGAGCAGAGCAAGGAAAACGCCCTTTCCCAGCGGCTCATGTCGCTGACCAACACCCTGCTGCAGGTGGACAGCAAGGACGAGCTCTACCAGGCCATCCTCGAAATCGCCGCGGAGCTGATCGACGCGACACAAGGCTCCGTCATGCTGATCGACAAGGACGGTCAGAACATGCACATCGTCTTCACCCTGGGCATGACCTTGAACATCGCGCGCTGCCTCCCGGTGAAGGTGGGCAAGGGGATAGCGGGGATGGTGGCGCAGTCGGGCCAGCCCCTGCTGGTCAACGATGTGGAGAAGGACAGCCGGGTCGCCATGGCCAACAGGCTCCGCTTCAAGTCGAAATCGCTCATCTGCATGCCGCTCAAGCTCAAGGACAAGATCATCGGCGTCTTGAACCTCTCAGACAAGAAGAACCTCGCCCCCTTCACCGACGCGGACCTGCAGGTGCTCACCTCCTTCGCCAACCTGGCGTCGCTGATGATCGAGCGGACCGAGGTGCTGGAGGAGTCCGAGCGCTTCGAGCAGCTTTCCGTCACCGACGCGCTCACCGGGCTTTACAACCGCCGCTTCCTGAAGAACCGGCTCGAGGAGGAGCTGAACCGAAGCATCAGGCAGGGGCTGAACCTCACCGTCATCTTCATCGACCTCGACTTCTTCAAGAGCTACAACGACCTCTGCGGGCACTTGGCCGGAGACGAAGCCCTGAGGATCACGGCGGAAATAATCAAGGCCTCGCTGCGCGAGATGGACATCGTGGCCCGCTACGGGGGGGAGGAGTTCTGCGCCGTACTCCCCGGGACCTCGAAGGTGGAGGCGATGATCGTCGCCGAGCGTATCAGGTCGGAGATAGAGAGGGAAATATTCCCCGGCGAGAGCGAGATCCCTCAGGTCCGGCTTACCGCGAGTCTCGGCGTCTCCTCGTTCCCGGAAGACGGCCGCACCTTCACCGCCCTGGTGCACGCCTCCGACGTCGCCCTGTACGAGGCCAAGGCGAGTGGCCGCAACCGCATCGTCGCCGCCCGCACCTCACCGGGGCAAAAGGAGATGCCTGCCCCCGCCCCCCCTTCCGGCATGGCGAAGACCCTCGATTTCAACGCCTACCTTGAAGCCTCTGTAGGTGCAAAAGGATAA
- a CDS encoding TatD family hydrolase: protein MELIDSHAHIYGKEYAADFEEMMERAAEAGVRTIVAVGADLESSEEALALAGARENVYCSVGIHPHDADGVTKECYERVRKMALSSPKVVAIGEIGLDFFRDRSSRENQEEVFRRFIRMARELSLPLIIHDRDAHDRIMAILKEEKAGEVGGVLHCFSGDLEMAQECIELGFKISIPGTVTYPSNEALREVVRGVKIEHLMVETDAPYLTPVPHRGKRNEPAFVRFTAERVAEIKGLSVEDVGRITSFNTRKLFGIPQPAEDDTIAYMIRNSLYLNITNRCSNRCTFCPKFDDFAVKGHELKLSHEPNCAEVLAAIDKASGFEEVVFCGYGEPLVRLDLVKEVAAELKRRGLKVRVNTDGQANLVHGRNILPELAGLVDVLSVSLNAANAEDYQRLCNTPFGAAGFQGVCDFLKEAPKHVPQVTASAVTVPGLDVGKVRELAQSLGVDYREREYAEVG from the coding sequence ATGGAACTGATAGACAGCCACGCACATATATACGGCAAGGAATATGCGGCAGATTTCGAGGAGATGATGGAGCGCGCAGCCGAGGCGGGAGTCCGCACCATCGTCGCGGTGGGGGCCGATCTCGAGTCGAGCGAGGAGGCGCTGGCCCTTGCCGGGGCGCGCGAAAACGTCTACTGCTCGGTCGGCATCCATCCCCACGACGCGGACGGGGTCACCAAGGAGTGCTATGAAAGGGTGCGCAAGATGGCGCTCTCCAGCCCCAAGGTGGTCGCCATCGGCGAGATCGGCCTCGACTTCTTCAGGGACCGCTCGTCCAGGGAAAACCAGGAAGAGGTGTTCCGGCGTTTCATCAGGATGGCTCGCGAGCTCTCACTGCCGCTCATCATCCACGACCGGGACGCGCACGACCGCATCATGGCTATCCTCAAGGAGGAAAAAGCGGGCGAGGTTGGAGGCGTGCTGCACTGCTTCTCCGGCGATCTCGAGATGGCGCAGGAGTGCATCGAGCTAGGTTTCAAGATCTCGATCCCCGGGACCGTCACCTACCCCTCAAACGAGGCGCTCAGGGAGGTGGTGCGCGGGGTGAAGATCGAGCATCTCATGGTGGAGACGGACGCCCCCTACCTGACGCCGGTGCCGCACCGTGGCAAGAGAAACGAGCCCGCCTTCGTGCGCTTCACCGCCGAGCGGGTGGCAGAGATCAAGGGGCTCTCGGTCGAGGACGTCGGCAGGATCACCTCGTTCAACACGAGGAAGCTCTTTGGCATCCCGCAACCCGCCGAAGACGACACCATCGCCTACATGATCCGCAATTCGCTCTACCTGAACATCACCAACCGCTGCTCGAACCGCTGCACCTTCTGCCCCAAGTTCGACGATTTCGCGGTGAAGGGTCATGAGCTGAAGCTCTCCCACGAGCCGAACTGCGCCGAGGTTCTGGCTGCGATAGACAAGGCCTCAGGGTTCGAGGAGGTGGTTTTCTGCGGCTACGGCGAACCCCTGGTCCGGCTCGACCTGGTGAAGGAAGTGGCGGCGGAGCTCAAGCGCCGGGGCCTCAAGGTCCGGGTCAACACCGACGGCCAGGCGAACCTCGTGCACGGCAGGAATATCCTCCCCGAACTGGCAGGGCTGGTGGACGTCCTCTCGGTGAGCCTCAACGCCGCCAACGCCGAGGATTACCAGCGCCTGTGCAACACCCCCTTCGGGGCGGCCGGCTTCCAGGGGGTCTGCGATTTCTTGAAGGAAGCGCCGAAGCACGTGCCTCAGGTGACGGCAAGCGCCGTTACGGTGCCGGGATTGGACGTGGGGAAGGTGCGGGAGCTGGCGCAGTCGCTGGGAGTCGATTACCGGGAGCGGGAGTATGCCGAGGTAGGTTGA
- the bioD gene encoding dethiobiotin synthase: protein MAAKSIFITGTDTGVGKTIASAAIAMLLRRMGHKVAVMKPVTSGCIERDGHLVSEDAELLCYAAGVPVTADSAPYLLRAPVAPSIAASQDGVRISFDTIKEAYQRLAENNDFVIVEGAGGLMVPLAGGLLVADLAQHLGLPIAVVARPDLGTVNHTLLTVFCARTMGLKVKGVIVNRYPDAPGEAESYAPHMIDSLSGAQLLGLFPETGGKDDREVTERLVDRLLQQPATGIMLRELFD from the coding sequence ATGGCTGCAAAAAGCATCTTCATAACCGGCACCGATACCGGGGTCGGCAAGACCATCGCCTCGGCCGCCATTGCCATGCTGCTCAGAAGAATGGGGCACAAGGTCGCGGTGATGAAGCCCGTGACCAGCGGCTGCATCGAGCGCGACGGACATCTGGTGTCGGAGGACGCCGAGCTTCTCTGCTACGCCGCAGGCGTCCCCGTGACTGCGGACTCCGCCCCCTATCTCCTGAGGGCCCCGGTTGCCCCCTCCATCGCCGCCTCTCAGGACGGCGTCCGGATCAGCTTCGACACCATCAAGGAGGCATACCAAAGGCTCGCCGAAAACAACGACTTCGTCATCGTCGAGGGGGCCGGAGGGCTGATGGTTCCGCTTGCCGGGGGACTCCTGGTCGCCGACCTGGCCCAGCACCTGGGCCTCCCCATCGCCGTGGTGGCGAGGCCGGACCTCGGCACCGTCAACCATACACTGCTCACCGTCTTCTGCGCCCGCACCATGGGGCTAAAGGTCAAAGGGGTGATCGTCAACCGCTATCCGGACGCCCCGGGCGAGGCCGAGTCCTACGCACCGCACATGATAGATTCACTCTCCGGCGCGCAACTGCTCGGACTTTTCCCTGAAACCGGGGGGAAGGACGACCGCGAGGTGACCGAGAGGCTCGTCGACCGCCTGCTGCAGCAACCGGCGACGGGGATCATGCTGCGGGAGCTGTTCGATTAA
- the bioA gene encoding adenosylmethionine--8-amino-7-oxononanoate transaminase → MVELDTETLRRYDSEYLWHPFTQMSEWEGVENIIITRGEGSYIIDTDGNRYLDGVGAIWTNVHGHCRAEINEAVKQQVDRLEHSTLLGLSNDRAALLAKRLIDIAPPGLAKVFYSDNGSTAVEIGVKMAFQYQQQTGNKQKTKFIRFDNAYHGDTVGSMSVGGIAIYHEVYAPLLFPTIKAPSPYCYRCTLSPEGDCNSCGLLCLKELERLMEQHAHELAGLVIEPSVQGAGGMIVQPPGFVKGVRELCDRFNVLMIADEVAVGFGRTGAMFACGKEGVTPDIMALSKGISAGYLPLAATLTTKKIYDAFWGDYAELKTFFHGHTFTGNPIACAAALASLDLFEKDRLLESLQPKIDYLNRRLQGLLDLPHVGDVRQEGMIGGIELVVEKDTRKPYHWEERVGVRVCLEARKRGLFLRPLGNIIVIFPPLSISLGELALLMDGIEASITAVTG, encoded by the coding sequence GTGGTTGAACTGGACACCGAAACGCTTAGACGCTACGACAGCGAGTACCTCTGGCACCCCTTCACCCAGATGAGCGAGTGGGAAGGCGTAGAAAACATCATCATTACCAGGGGCGAAGGTTCGTACATCATCGATACGGACGGCAACCGGTACCTGGACGGCGTTGGGGCGATCTGGACCAACGTGCATGGGCACTGCCGCGCCGAGATCAACGAAGCGGTGAAACAGCAGGTAGACCGGCTGGAACACTCGACGCTCCTCGGGCTCTCCAACGACCGCGCAGCTCTCCTTGCCAAGCGCCTGATCGACATCGCCCCGCCGGGACTGGCCAAGGTCTTCTACTCCGACAACGGCTCGACCGCGGTCGAGATCGGCGTCAAGATGGCGTTCCAGTACCAGCAGCAGACCGGGAACAAGCAAAAGACAAAGTTCATCCGCTTCGACAACGCCTACCACGGAGACACGGTAGGCTCGATGAGCGTGGGTGGAATCGCCATATACCACGAGGTCTACGCGCCGCTTCTCTTCCCCACCATCAAGGCCCCCTCCCCTTACTGCTACCGCTGCACCCTCTCACCGGAAGGCGACTGCAACAGCTGCGGTCTCCTTTGCCTGAAGGAGTTGGAGCGGCTCATGGAACAGCATGCCCACGAACTGGCGGGGCTCGTCATCGAGCCGTCGGTCCAGGGCGCGGGCGGGATGATCGTGCAGCCTCCGGGGTTCGTCAAGGGGGTCCGCGAGCTGTGCGACCGCTTCAACGTGCTGATGATCGCGGACGAGGTCGCCGTCGGCTTCGGCAGGACCGGCGCCATGTTCGCCTGCGGCAAGGAGGGCGTGACGCCCGACATCATGGCCCTTTCCAAGGGGATCTCAGCCGGCTACCTCCCCCTTGCCGCGACGCTCACCACGAAGAAGATCTACGACGCCTTCTGGGGCGACTACGCGGAGCTGAAAACCTTTTTCCACGGGCACACCTTCACCGGCAACCCCATCGCCTGCGCCGCAGCCCTCGCGAGTCTAGACCTTTTCGAAAAAGACCGCCTGCTCGAGTCGCTGCAGCCCAAGATCGACTACTTGAACCGGCGGCTGCAAGGGCTACTAGACCTGCCGCATGTCGGGGATGTGAGGCAGGAGGGGATGATCGGCGGCATCGAGCTCGTGGTCGAAAAGGACACGAGAAAGCCTTATCACTGGGAGGAGCGCGTCGGTGTAAGGGTCTGCCTGGAGGCGAGAAAGCGCGGCCTGTTCCTGCGTCCACTGGGAAACATCATCGTCATCTTCCCGCCGCTTTCCATCTCGCTCGGCGAACTCGCACTCCTGATGGACGGCATAGAGGCTTCGATCACCGCGGTCACAGGCTAG
- the bioB gene encoding biotin synthase BioB, translating into MEKIINDIAHRIIAGGSITEAEAIQLSKLQGTAVYDLFRAATRVKEHFVGNEVHLCSIINAKSGRCAENCAFCAQSAHHKTDAPVYPLVQEEEMLASARQAETNGSACFGIITSGTTVNGPELEQILAALRRIRKETTILPSCSLGIIDEETAIKLRDAGMDTYHHNLETAASFFPQICTTHDYQDDVNTVRAVKKAGVKVCCGGIFGLGESAAQRVEMALTLKDLDVDSVPMNFLNPIEGTRLEGAANISAQECLKTIAVYRLILPDKRITVCGGREKNLRDLQSWIFFAGANGTMIGNYLTTLGRNVDTDLTMFSDLGLTTVMCAH; encoded by the coding sequence ATGGAAAAGATAATCAATGACATAGCGCACAGGATCATAGCGGGTGGCTCGATCACCGAAGCAGAGGCCATCCAGCTCTCGAAACTGCAGGGAACCGCGGTTTACGACCTGTTCCGCGCCGCCACACGCGTAAAGGAGCATTTCGTCGGCAACGAGGTGCACCTCTGCTCCATCATCAACGCCAAATCAGGCCGCTGCGCCGAGAACTGCGCCTTCTGCGCCCAGTCGGCGCACCACAAAACCGACGCGCCGGTGTACCCGCTGGTGCAGGAAGAGGAGATGCTGGCTTCGGCGCGCCAGGCAGAGACCAACGGCTCCGCCTGCTTCGGCATCATCACCAGCGGCACCACCGTAAACGGCCCCGAACTGGAGCAGATCCTTGCGGCGCTGCGCCGCATCAGGAAGGAAACCACCATCCTCCCCTCATGCTCGCTCGGCATCATCGACGAGGAGACCGCGATTAAGCTCAGGGATGCCGGGATGGACACCTACCACCACAACCTGGAAACCGCCGCAAGTTTCTTTCCGCAGATCTGCACCACGCACGATTACCAGGACGATGTGAACACCGTGCGCGCCGTAAAAAAGGCCGGGGTCAAGGTCTGCTGCGGCGGCATCTTCGGACTCGGCGAGAGCGCGGCACAGAGGGTGGAGATGGCGCTCACCCTCAAGGACCTGGACGTCGACTCGGTACCGATGAACTTCCTGAACCCGATAGAGGGGACCAGGCTTGAAGGCGCCGCCAACATCAGCGCCCAGGAGTGCCTGAAAACCATCGCCGTCTACCGGCTGATCCTCCCCGATAAGCGCATCACCGTCTGCGGCGGCAGGGAGAAGAACCTGCGCGACCTGCAGTCATGGATCTTCTTCGCCGGCGCGAACGGTACCATGATCGGCAACTACCTGACCACGCTGGGGAGAAACGTCGACACTGACCTCACCATGTTCAGCGACCTGGGGCTTACCACCGTCATGTGCGCGCACTGA
- a CDS encoding PilZ domain-containing protein produces the protein MESARKILQFARPGTVIEFSLGSQKEISLTKLINRLNFINFKEDSILVNFRHSKYPRTVSLEARPQPCMNNKLECRWTLTSESQPSIAACTFENIFIIDGTKLVVAVPELISLSDSGATFLLPEKCIEVNYRKTRRHSCEGIRVELLQNSARFQGTLLDFSAVSFRVETDGAPNQAFHWVNTEVPVQVVFSNEQTTIYSGSCRIISQTLGPRSRVYVLEPLQDQMQRFKAKEIRSVRHELLPLPNAFFKHPLSGKSVDLKVVDISGSGFSVNEEQERSVLLPGMIIPELELRIANGFTTKCMAQVIYRQVLQGADGSAKVKCGLSFLDMDIREHVNLLGLLYLAKDKNAYISNRANTEELWQFFFETGFIYPEKYAFVQANKTQLKEMYDKLYTENPSIARHFIYHEKGSILGHMAMLRFYENSWLIHHHAANRAESSTAGLVVLNQLAHSINDCYNLHSAHMNYVICYYRPENKFPNRVFGTAAKLIADQKGCSIDTFAYLHYKRSFSDNWNFSGPWELARSTAEDLFELESFYEQESGGLMLHALNLEPEMIHYEELSKEYERLGFSLKRHCYTLKKLGNIKAVFTVNLSDAGLNLSDLTNCIQVLIMDPELLPKDIINLALSILTHKYQQDDIPVLVYPVSYVEAAGIPFDKKYALWCLNVQNSGTKFLKYLTTLVTRNKSKRQTAEAVAQ, from the coding sequence ATGGAGAGCGCACGAAAAATCCTGCAGTTTGCCAGGCCGGGAACGGTTATTGAGTTCTCACTGGGAAGCCAGAAGGAAATCAGCCTCACAAAACTCATCAACAGACTGAACTTCATCAATTTCAAAGAAGACTCCATACTGGTCAACTTCAGGCACTCGAAGTACCCCCGCACGGTGAGCCTCGAGGCGCGCCCGCAGCCCTGCATGAACAACAAGCTGGAGTGCCGCTGGACCCTGACCAGCGAGTCCCAGCCCAGCATCGCTGCCTGCACCTTCGAAAACATCTTCATCATCGACGGCACGAAACTCGTGGTCGCAGTCCCGGAGCTGATCTCGTTGAGCGACAGCGGCGCCACCTTCCTGCTTCCGGAAAAGTGCATCGAGGTGAACTACAGAAAGACCAGGAGACACAGCTGCGAGGGGATCAGGGTGGAGTTGCTGCAGAATTCGGCCCGCTTCCAGGGTACCCTGCTCGACTTCAGCGCGGTCTCCTTCCGGGTGGAAACCGACGGCGCGCCGAACCAGGCCTTCCACTGGGTCAACACCGAGGTCCCGGTGCAGGTTGTCTTCAGCAACGAACAGACCACGATCTACTCGGGCTCCTGCCGCATCATCTCGCAGACCCTTGGACCCAGGAGCCGGGTCTACGTGCTGGAGCCTTTGCAAGACCAGATGCAGCGCTTCAAGGCAAAGGAGATCCGCAGCGTGCGCCATGAGCTCTTGCCGCTGCCCAACGCCTTCTTCAAGCACCCGTTGAGCGGCAAGAGCGTCGACCTCAAGGTGGTGGACATCTCCGGCTCCGGCTTCTCGGTGAACGAGGAGCAGGAGCGTTCGGTGCTCCTTCCCGGCATGATCATCCCCGAGCTCGAGCTGCGCATCGCCAACGGTTTCACCACAAAATGCATGGCCCAGGTGATCTACCGCCAGGTGCTCCAGGGTGCGGACGGCTCCGCCAAGGTGAAGTGCGGGCTGAGCTTTCTGGACATGGACATCAGGGAGCACGTGAACCTCCTGGGCCTGCTCTACCTCGCCAAGGACAAGAACGCCTACATCAGTAACCGCGCCAACACGGAAGAACTTTGGCAGTTCTTCTTCGAGACCGGCTTCATCTACCCGGAGAAGTACGCCTTCGTCCAGGCCAACAAGACGCAGCTGAAGGAGATGTACGACAAGCTCTACACAGAGAACCCCAGCATCGCGCGGCACTTCATCTATCACGAGAAGGGCTCCATCCTGGGACACATGGCGATGCTGCGCTTCTACGAAAACAGCTGGCTCATCCACCACCACGCCGCTAACAGGGCGGAGTCGTCCACAGCGGGGCTGGTGGTGCTGAACCAGTTGGCCCACTCGATCAACGACTGCTACAACCTGCACTCGGCGCACATGAACTACGTCATCTGCTACTACCGCCCCGAGAACAAGTTCCCCAACCGCGTCTTCGGCACCGCGGCGAAGCTGATCGCCGACCAGAAGGGGTGCTCGATCGACACCTTCGCCTACCTGCACTACAAAAGGAGCTTTTCGGATAACTGGAACTTCTCAGGCCCCTGGGAACTGGCGCGCTCCACCGCGGAGGACCTCTTCGAACTGGAGAGCTTCTACGAGCAGGAGTCGGGTGGGCTCATGCTGCACGCGCTCAACCTGGAGCCGGAGATGATCCACTACGAGGAACTTTCCAAGGAGTACGAGCGCCTCGGCTTCAGCCTGAAAAGGCACTGCTACACGCTGAAGAAGCTCGGCAACATAAAGGCCGTCTTCACCGTCAACCTCTCCGACGCGGGGCTCAACCTATCCGATCTCACCAACTGCATACAGGTGCTGATCATGGACCCGGAGCTGCTCCCCAAGGACATAATCAACCTGGCGCTTTCCATACTTACGCACAAGTACCAGCAAGACGACATCCCGGTGCTGGTTTACCCGGTCAGCTACGTCGAGGCGGCCGGCATCCCGTTCGACAAGAAATACGCCCTTTGGTGCCTCAACGTACAAAACAGCGGCACCAAGTTCCTGAAGTACCTGACCACGCTGGTCACCAGGAACAAGAGCAAGAGGCAGACAGCCGAAGCAGTGGCCCAGTGA